A single window of Halobacillus naozhouensis DNA harbors:
- a CDS encoding methyltransferase family protein, with amino-acid sequence MYQGKERSTSQKITVVLLESVILIIAGWFLFLEGGQQLSNWFGWSFTEGNEIRNTTLFILFLIVYGRMGITLFYLLKRKMPWAEAFSVPLAFSLYYIGFSLFSLTTHKPLTTLDFVYILLFLFGSFINTYSELQRHEWKKNPEHKGELYTEGLFNYAMHINYFGDLVWVTALALLTRSPWAMSIPIILFCFFAFYNIPLLDKYLAEKYGSQFDTYRKHTKKFIPFIY; translated from the coding sequence ATGTATCAGGGAAAAGAGAGAAGCACATCTCAAAAAATAACAGTAGTGCTTCTAGAATCAGTCATATTAATAATTGCTGGATGGTTTTTATTTCTGGAGGGCGGACAACAATTAAGCAATTGGTTTGGGTGGAGTTTTACAGAAGGGAATGAGATAAGAAATACGACCTTATTTATATTGTTTTTAATCGTATATGGACGTATGGGTATTACATTATTTTATCTCCTGAAAAGAAAAATGCCATGGGCTGAAGCCTTTTCCGTTCCTCTAGCTTTTTCACTATATTATATTGGATTTTCCCTTTTTTCCTTAACTACTCATAAACCTCTAACCACTTTGGACTTTGTTTACATTCTGTTATTTCTGTTTGGTTCATTTATTAACACATATTCAGAATTGCAGAGGCATGAATGGAAAAAGAACCCTGAACATAAGGGGGAATTATACACGGAAGGATTATTTAACTATGCGATGCATATTAACTACTTTGGTGATTTGGTATGGGTTACAGCTTTGGCTTTATTAACCAGGTCCCCTTGGGCGATGAGCATCCCAATCATTTTGTTCTGCTTCTTTGCATTTTATAACATCCCGCTATTAGATAAATACCTGGCTGAGAAATATGGGAGTCAATTTGATACATATAGAAAGCACACGAAAAAGTTCATTCCTTTTATTTATTAA
- a CDS encoding protein adenylyltransferase SelO, whose translation MTHTKEIGWNFDNSYVRLPELFYKKTEPTPVESPELVILNESLAKSLGLDVEKLQSEEGVEVMAGNEVPEGTETIAQAYGGHQFGNFTMLGDGRAVLLGEQVTSSGERFDIQLKGSGRTPFSRGGDGRATLGPMLREYIISEAMHGLGIPTNRSLSVVTTGESVRRETELPGAILTRVAASHLRIGTFEYTANWGTVEDLRRLADYALERHFPDIEDNEDRYLALYQEVVKRQAALLAKWQLVGFIHGVMNTDNMTISGETIDYGPCAFMDEYDPATVFSSIDVQGRYAYRNQPPIGQWNLARFAETLLPLLHDQQDHAVELAQETLTGFEDLYHRHWLEGMRNKLGLQTAEDQDEPLIEDLLGIMEKHRADFTNTFRALTLEKPEDTAMSGSTEFTNWYEQWQARLDRQKESKASAYQLMKQSNPSVIPRNHRVEEALEAAVEKGDYSVLEQLTDVLSNPYAYSPEQEKYTKLPEPTNRPYRTFCGT comes from the coding sequence ATGACACATACTAAAGAAATAGGATGGAACTTTGACAACAGTTATGTCCGTCTTCCGGAATTATTTTATAAAAAAACCGAGCCAACTCCTGTGGAATCACCGGAGCTGGTCATTCTCAATGAATCTTTGGCTAAGTCATTGGGGCTGGACGTTGAGAAGCTGCAAAGTGAAGAAGGTGTAGAGGTTATGGCTGGTAACGAGGTTCCTGAAGGTACTGAAACGATCGCCCAGGCTTATGGTGGCCATCAGTTTGGGAACTTTACTATGCTGGGTGACGGCAGGGCTGTGCTATTGGGCGAGCAGGTGACTTCTTCAGGGGAACGGTTTGACATTCAGCTCAAAGGGTCGGGCCGGACACCATTTTCACGCGGTGGTGATGGACGAGCGACACTTGGCCCAATGCTGCGCGAATATATCATTAGTGAAGCTATGCATGGGCTTGGAATTCCGACCAACCGAAGCCTTTCTGTGGTAACAACTGGAGAGTCCGTCAGGCGTGAAACGGAGCTGCCTGGTGCGATTCTGACTCGTGTAGCTGCCAGCCATTTGCGAATTGGTACTTTTGAGTATACGGCTAACTGGGGCACAGTGGAGGATTTGCGTCGGCTTGCTGACTATGCGCTAGAGCGTCATTTTCCTGATATTGAGGATAATGAAGATCGATATCTTGCCCTGTACCAGGAAGTGGTGAAGCGTCAGGCTGCCCTGCTTGCCAAATGGCAGCTGGTCGGCTTTATTCATGGTGTGATGAACACAGACAATATGACCATCAGCGGTGAAACCATTGATTACGGGCCATGTGCTTTTATGGATGAATATGACCCGGCCACGGTATTCAGTTCGATTGATGTTCAAGGTCGTTATGCCTATCGAAATCAACCGCCCATCGGCCAATGGAATCTCGCACGCTTCGCGGAAACCCTTTTGCCGCTGCTTCATGACCAGCAGGATCATGCCGTCGAACTTGCACAGGAGACACTAACAGGGTTTGAAGATTTGTATCATCGTCATTGGCTTGAGGGAATGCGGAACAAATTAGGTCTTCAAACCGCAGAGGACCAGGACGAACCTCTGATCGAGGATCTTCTCGGGATTATGGAAAAGCATCGTGCTGATTTTACCAATACGTTTCGTGCTTTAACGCTAGAGAAGCCGGAGGACACGGCTATGAGTGGGTCAACTGAATTTACTAATTGGTATGAGCAGTGGCAAGCGAGACTGGATAGACAGAAAGAATCGAAAGCTTCTGCTTATCAATTGATGAAGCAATCGAACCCTTCGGTAATTCCGCGCAACCACCGGGTAGAAGAGGCACTTGAGGCTGCCGTGGAAAAAGGTGACTACAGTGTATTGGAGCAGCTTACGGATGTTCTTTCAAACCCATACGCGTATTCGCCTGAGCAGGAAAAATATACGAAGTTGCCTGAACCTACAAACCGTCCTTATCGAACCTTCTGTGGAACTTGA
- a CDS encoding sulfurtransferase, which produces MIEKNLVSADWLNDHIGDEKVVVADCRFDLSNPDKGRNDYNEGHIPGATYFDLEKDLSGQVKKHGGRHPLPQIDEFAAKLSSAGIGETKYVVAYDDQGGAMAARLWWLLKYLGHDQVAVLEIGYSEWANQGYPTTIDEGTPEKAVFTPNIRPGMVVGMEEVSEKKESSNVALIDARAPERYRGEVEPMDKKAGHIPGAENLFWKENISSEGKWKSKSELQGRFDFLQNKEEIIAYCGSGVTASANVLALKEAGFGDQVKLYVGSWSDWSSYDENPVETEEKK; this is translated from the coding sequence ATGATAGAAAAAAATCTGGTCAGTGCAGATTGGTTAAACGATCATATCGGGGATGAGAAGGTTGTAGTGGCCGACTGCCGCTTTGATCTCAGTAACCCGGATAAAGGACGTAATGACTATAATGAAGGACATATTCCTGGAGCGACTTATTTTGACCTTGAAAAAGATTTGTCAGGGCAGGTGAAAAAGCACGGCGGCAGGCATCCGCTGCCGCAGATTGATGAATTTGCAGCAAAGTTAAGTAGCGCCGGTATTGGGGAGACAAAATATGTCGTAGCGTATGATGATCAGGGAGGTGCCATGGCAGCGCGGCTATGGTGGCTGTTGAAATATTTAGGTCATGACCAAGTCGCAGTGCTTGAGATCGGCTATTCGGAGTGGGCCAACCAAGGCTATCCGACAACAATAGATGAAGGAACGCCAGAAAAAGCTGTGTTTACGCCTAATATACGGCCAGGGATGGTTGTGGGAATGGAAGAAGTAAGCGAAAAAAAGGAGAGCAGCAATGTAGCTCTCATTGATGCCCGCGCTCCGGAACGTTACCGTGGTGAAGTGGAGCCGATGGATAAAAAAGCAGGACATATCCCTGGTGCGGAAAACTTGTTTTGGAAAGAAAACATAAGCAGCGAAGGAAAATGGAAGTCAAAAAGTGAATTGCAAGGACGTTTCGACTTTTTGCAAAACAAAGAGGAAATTATCGCCTACTGCGGTTCAGGCGTGACGGCAAGTGCGAATGTGCTCGCATTGAAGGAAGCCGGCTTTGGTGATCAAGTCAAGCTTTACGTGGGCAGCTGGAGTGACTGGTCTTCTTATGATGAGAATCCAGTGGAAACCGAAGAAAAAAAGTAA
- a CDS encoding DUF1801 domain-containing protein has protein sequence MYELKTKENDNSVIEFIENVDSPKKREDAYKLLDVFTETTGYPAKMWGPSIIGFGAYHYKYASGHEGDAPLVGFSPRKAKISLYFATGDTEREQLLEDFGKHKTGKACVYINKTADIDVDVLKALINQSVKFLRETYPEQEG, from the coding sequence ATGTATGAATTAAAAACGAAAGAAAATGATAACAGTGTGATTGAATTTATTGAAAATGTCGATAGTCCAAAGAAACGTGAGGATGCCTATAAGTTATTAGATGTTTTTACAGAAACAACGGGGTACCCTGCGAAAATGTGGGGGCCGAGTATCATTGGATTTGGTGCTTATCATTATAAATATGCGTCTGGACACGAAGGTGATGCCCCATTAGTCGGCTTTTCACCGCGAAAAGCAAAAATTAGTTTATATTTTGCGACAGGTGACACAGAACGTGAACAGTTATTGGAGGACTTTGGAAAACATAAGACGGGAAAAGCATGTGTGTACATTAATAAAACCGCAGATATTGATGTGGATGTATTGAAAGCGTTAATCAACCAATCTGTTAAGTTTTTGAGAGAAACGTATCCAGAGCAAGAAGGATGA
- a CDS encoding SRPBCC family protein, whose translation MNTEIITKLKINKPASEVFEAFVSPAKIGNFWFSSSSERWQQGKTITLRYDEYNAEGKIKVLEVEDNKKIVFSWGEEHNEETVVAITLKGSDTSTIVKVIESGLKEDDPEIVAKMIGQKEGWVYTLTCLKGYMENGVNNLRASLVHE comes from the coding sequence ATGAATACGGAAATCATTACGAAATTAAAAATTAACAAACCGGCTAGTGAGGTGTTTGAAGCATTTGTATCACCTGCAAAAATCGGAAACTTTTGGTTTTCTTCTAGTTCAGAAAGGTGGCAGCAAGGTAAGACTATTACATTGAGGTATGATGAATACAATGCTGAAGGAAAGATTAAGGTGCTGGAGGTCGAGGACAATAAGAAAATAGTGTTCTCATGGGGAGAAGAACATAATGAAGAAACGGTTGTTGCCATCACACTAAAAGGGTCTGATACAAGTACAATTGTTAAAGTAATTGAATCAGGTCTAAAGGAAGACGACCCCGAAATTGTGGCGAAAATGATCGGCCAAAAAGAAGGCTGGGTATATACGTTAACTTGTTTAAAGGGATATATGGAAAATGGCGTTAACAATTTGAGAGCCTCATTAGTTCATGAATAA
- a CDS encoding M14 family metallopeptidase — protein sequence MKKRNKLATRLMVILMFSSALFGSGYVIEAATDSQKGEDTTQPKTDIPVAGQPNSSFTPYFDKIYSLPEQVEALYPTPDVDFKTPGFKPGKKNFTTQQEMMSFLKELDRSSDVMKMKIAGHSLEERAIPLLVLSTSHGNMEDFKNKTTVMLEGQVHGDEPTGGESVLVIAQKLAEGKLGENVLDEINVILVPRINPDGSYYFQRQTANQLDANRDHVKLELPAIRTLHKIFNNYQPEVVISAHGYLGLPSKFPNPEKLPGIGEEGAIPYHDILLAPDLNLNIPKSVRKKAAKWFVKPTHKALEDKGFSSYPYYLLKKSADKPTITGGSLAAGIDTNAYGLQPAFTILVESRGYGLGRETFKRRVAASVTAHTNIIKTAAKRANAIESVIEHAKAKITRQGAKIGKQDNIVLDSKRQELPGQQYLDVVDIAEGAVERIPVNFLSSQQSVPTEEIVRPTSYIMPPAYHEIAKKLKLQGVEVKKLKEAKTLEVERYKVTDKEVDETYYQGHLLTHVETDRKKKTYRFPEGSYVFSSAQPAANLIALSLEPESEVGYVTYNYLPVNVGEIVPVFRYMKEEKLVEG from the coding sequence GTGAAGAAGAGAAATAAATTAGCGACGAGACTGATGGTTATTTTAATGTTTTCGTCAGCATTGTTTGGCTCAGGGTATGTAATTGAGGCAGCAACCGATTCACAAAAAGGTGAAGATACGACTCAACCGAAAACGGATATACCAGTGGCAGGACAGCCGAATTCAAGCTTTACACCGTACTTTGATAAGATTTACAGCTTGCCCGAACAAGTTGAGGCGTTATATCCAACCCCAGATGTTGACTTTAAAACACCCGGATTCAAGCCGGGAAAGAAGAATTTTACAACTCAGCAAGAAATGATGTCGTTTTTAAAAGAGTTAGATCGTTCAAGTGACGTGATGAAGATGAAAATTGCGGGTCATTCCCTAGAGGAACGCGCCATTCCTTTATTGGTTTTATCAACCAGTCATGGAAATATGGAAGACTTCAAAAATAAAACAACCGTGATGCTGGAAGGTCAAGTTCATGGAGATGAGCCAACGGGCGGGGAATCCGTGCTTGTCATAGCCCAGAAGCTGGCAGAAGGGAAGCTCGGAGAGAACGTCCTTGATGAGATTAATGTCATTTTAGTTCCCCGTATCAACCCGGACGGTTCTTATTATTTTCAACGCCAGACCGCGAATCAGTTGGATGCCAATCGTGATCACGTGAAATTAGAGCTTCCAGCCATTCGAACGCTTCATAAGATTTTCAACAACTATCAGCCGGAAGTGGTCATCAGTGCGCATGGGTATCTGGGGCTTCCGAGCAAATTTCCTAACCCGGAAAAATTACCGGGAATAGGGGAAGAGGGGGCCATTCCTTACCATGATATTCTATTGGCGCCCGACTTGAATTTAAATATTCCCAAATCAGTTCGAAAGAAAGCCGCTAAATGGTTTGTGAAACCAACGCATAAAGCGCTTGAAGATAAAGGTTTTTCGTCCTATCCGTACTACCTGCTTAAGAAGTCTGCGGATAAGCCAACTATTACAGGAGGCAGTCTGGCTGCCGGAATAGATACCAACGCCTATGGTCTCCAACCTGCTTTCACAATTTTAGTCGAGAGCCGGGGATACGGGTTGGGCCGTGAAACCTTTAAACGCCGTGTTGCTGCATCAGTAACGGCACATACCAATATCATCAAGACGGCGGCAAAACGTGCGAATGCCATCGAATCTGTGATTGAGCATGCCAAAGCGAAGATTACACGTCAAGGTGCAAAGATAGGGAAACAAGATAACATTGTGTTGGATAGTAAACGGCAAGAACTTCCGGGTCAGCAGTACTTGGATGTCGTTGACATTGCTGAAGGGGCAGTCGAGCGAATCCCCGTGAATTTTTTAAGTTCACAACAATCGGTTCCGACAGAGGAAATCGTACGTCCAACTTCCTATATTATGCCTCCAGCCTATCATGAGATCGCGAAGAAACTTAAGCTGCAAGGCGTTGAGGTGAAAAAGCTGAAAGAAGCGAAAACATTGGAGGTAGAACGCTATAAAGTGACAGATAAAGAGGTAGATGAAACATACTATCAGGGTCATCTGCTTACCCATGTTGAAACGGATAGGAAGAAGAAAACTTATCGCTTTCCAGAAGGCAGCTATGTCTTCAGCTCGGCTCAGCCAGCGGCTAATCTGATTGCTTTGTCACTCGAACCGGAGTCTGAGGTAGGTTATGTTACCTATAACTACCTGCCTGTTAATGTGGGGGAGATTGTACCCGTTTTTAGGTATATGAAAGAAGAAAAATTAGTAGAAGGTTGA
- a CDS encoding TolB family protein — protein MSLKKKNTIFLLIVAVSFGLLYWMGTFAEGPKKRTGLGRSPVLSADGEEIIFSYYKKGDAALYTAPASGGKAHLLLQPKTFDSYVRPAYSPNGTKLLYIKEWEVEGKPYSQLMMYDFEKEQSLPLKDLDHYIKEAVFAPDGTHIYFIKAEGYQKSPNSERVMPEDYDIYKMNLDTYKTDRITTFNLYSLSSLQVSNDGKHLMFSLYNGKDLVQLLNLETKKVETIMPGPEYESGAANGPTIGSPALSPDGNSIAFSDVATSSENGTYLYEVFTMNINGDDVEQVTNFHEHVTSPAFFPEGEDLLVTVNQNFAGGLPDYEYWRVSKDGSERNEIIIEIPE, from the coding sequence ATGTCTTTGAAAAAAAAGAATACGATCTTTCTATTGATCGTCGCCGTTTCTTTCGGTTTGCTTTATTGGATGGGCACATTTGCAGAAGGACCAAAAAAAAGAACGGGACTCGGCCGCTCCCCTGTTCTTTCCGCAGATGGAGAAGAAATCATTTTTTCCTATTATAAAAAGGGCGATGCCGCGCTCTATACCGCTCCCGCTTCAGGAGGGAAAGCTCACCTGCTCCTTCAACCAAAGACGTTTGATTCATACGTCCGGCCAGCCTATTCTCCCAATGGAACGAAACTTTTGTACATCAAAGAATGGGAAGTTGAGGGGAAACCGTATAGTCAATTAATGATGTATGACTTCGAAAAGGAACAAAGCCTGCCTCTGAAGGATTTAGATCATTATATTAAAGAAGCAGTATTTGCTCCTGACGGGACTCATATTTATTTTATCAAAGCAGAAGGCTACCAGAAGAGTCCCAACAGTGAACGAGTTATGCCAGAGGATTATGATATCTATAAAATGAATCTCGATACGTACAAAACGGACCGAATCACAACATTCAATCTTTATAGTCTTTCCTCTTTGCAAGTCTCGAATGATGGAAAGCATTTAATGTTTTCACTTTATAATGGGAAGGATTTAGTCCAGCTTCTTAACTTAGAAACCAAAAAAGTGGAAACGATCATGCCAGGGCCTGAGTATGAATCAGGTGCTGCGAACGGGCCTACTATTGGATCTCCAGCACTATCCCCAGATGGAAATTCCATTGCCTTCTCTGATGTAGCAACCAGTTCAGAGAATGGCACGTATCTATATGAAGTCTTCACTATGAACATCAATGGTGACGATGTCGAACAAGTCACAAACTTCCATGAACATGTGACATCACCTGCTTTTTTTCCAGAAGGTGAAGACTTACTCGTCACGGTGAACCAGAATTTTGCTGGTGGTCTTCCTGATTATGAATATTGGAGAGTCAGTAAGGATGGGAGCGAGCGGAACGAAATTATCATTGAGATACCTGAATAA
- a CDS encoding permease prefix domain 1-containing protein — MNRMEKHVNRILDQMQSPPDEREDIKEELMAHLESSKNDYVNQGNSEKKAEMQALNDFGDPNLIGHGLQESLYPHQRSLLYVIGIATLLFGVFFYISLTFVVGEVEPIWLLIQMIIGSAVTLSAINIAFMGRHYWSLNVLVLITAMWNGFNGMIVEQVPGRQAILFWSYLVIVVLLCILFVIRNSYYSSTQTTTTKKSRSILKISYVVNIIFGVMICAAALFFTYGFLIFGGFGWTLLFPLSSIIAWLIFFKFQMKLIQDRPLTAIAVGFGFLVFVSVSPFAIAAAM, encoded by the coding sequence ATGAATCGGATGGAGAAGCACGTAAACCGTATCCTGGACCAGATGCAAAGTCCGCCTGATGAGCGAGAAGATATCAAAGAAGAGCTTATGGCCCACTTGGAGTCGTCAAAGAACGATTATGTGAATCAAGGAAACTCTGAAAAAAAAGCAGAAATGCAAGCATTGAATGATTTCGGGGATCCGAACTTGATCGGACATGGGCTTCAGGAAAGCTTGTATCCCCATCAACGCAGCTTACTGTATGTGATTGGGATTGCCACACTATTGTTCGGTGTCTTTTTCTATATAAGCCTGACATTCGTAGTCGGCGAAGTCGAACCGATCTGGCTTCTCATTCAAATGATTATTGGAAGTGCCGTCACACTATCAGCCATCAATATTGCCTTTATGGGACGCCACTACTGGTCATTGAATGTCCTTGTTCTCATCACGGCTATGTGGAACGGGTTCAATGGGATGATTGTGGAGCAAGTCCCCGGTAGGCAGGCTATTTTATTCTGGTCCTACTTGGTTATCGTCGTTTTATTATGCATTTTGTTCGTAATACGAAATTCATATTACTCCTCAACTCAAACTACAACCACGAAAAAAAGCCGGAGTATCTTGAAGATCAGCTACGTCGTGAACATTATATTCGGCGTCATGATCTGTGCAGCTGCTCTGTTTTTCACCTACGGATTTCTTATATTTGGAGGGTTCGGCTGGACCTTATTGTTTCCCTTATCCAGTATTATTGCCTGGTTGATCTTCTTTAAGTTCCAGATGAAGCTAATACAAGACCGTCCTTTAACGGCAATCGCTGTAGGGTTTGGATTTTTAGTCTTTGTATCGGTGTCCCCTTTCGCCATCGCAGCAGCGATGTAA
- a CDS encoding PadR family transcriptional regulator: protein MDREIMKGSIDILMLGLVSKHDMYGYEIVKHLKEQSGNLYNMSEGTLYPALKRLEKKEWLTSYWAETSSGRRKYYKITEEGRTVLDQKLGQWKSVNELIMKTSEDLP, encoded by the coding sequence ATGGATCGAGAAATCATGAAAGGCAGCATCGACATCCTTATGCTCGGCTTAGTATCAAAACACGATATGTATGGTTATGAAATCGTCAAGCATTTAAAAGAACAGAGTGGTAACCTTTACAACATGAGTGAGGGTACTCTCTATCCTGCATTGAAGCGCTTAGAGAAGAAGGAATGGCTGACCTCGTATTGGGCAGAAACATCTAGTGGACGAAGGAAATATTATAAAATCACAGAGGAAGGTCGTACGGTGCTCGATCAGAAGCTTGGCCAATGGAAAAGCGTAAATGAGCTGATTATGAAAACATCGGAGGATTTGCCATGA
- a CDS encoding DUF4047 domain-containing protein: protein MNLKSFTVLACLWSITFYLVSCVVDETEAEFSDQEVVSSTITAAAVFPETIEELVKEAQGITNQLSSTYDDLLTITADSLTIDQAKAKLEKIQKKRKQMNTNFQRLSSIRDEIAEYERRAQSSGKDPTKYVQAGLNEIHQIYEKSNERIDFQRIEDLITDLRQRIEELKQEQNKPAPLPQTTTDEQSDTASENTTSRKSQPANESAQKEPTDEESSKQAKPAKKSSTQKSESTKEATPQQEKPANESTQQKQASNPPREEQSESAKTNDKGKTKEGEIENNDEENVESN, encoded by the coding sequence ATGAATCTCAAAAGTTTTACAGTGCTGGCATGCTTATGGAGCATCACTTTTTATTTAGTCTCCTGCGTAGTGGATGAAACAGAGGCCGAATTTTCCGACCAGGAGGTGGTAAGTTCGACGATTACCGCTGCTGCTGTGTTTCCTGAAACTATTGAAGAACTGGTGAAGGAGGCTCAAGGTATAACCAACCAATTGAGCAGTACTTATGATGATCTTTTAACGATCACTGCCGATAGTCTTACTATAGATCAGGCTAAGGCTAAATTAGAAAAAATACAGAAGAAGCGGAAGCAGATGAACACTAATTTTCAACGATTAAGCTCCATTCGCGATGAAATCGCAGAGTATGAGAGGAGAGCTCAGTCGTCTGGAAAGGACCCGACCAAGTATGTTCAAGCAGGCTTGAATGAGATCCACCAGATCTATGAAAAATCGAACGAGAGAATAGATTTCCAACGAATAGAAGATCTTATCACTGATTTACGGCAAAGAATTGAGGAACTCAAGCAGGAACAGAATAAGCCCGCACCGTTGCCACAGACGACAACAGATGAACAATCTGACACAGCGAGCGAAAATACAACTAGTCGAAAAAGTCAACCTGCCAACGAATCAGCACAAAAGGAACCAACCGACGAGGAATCATCGAAGCAAGCTAAGCCCGCCAAGAAGTCATCAACTCAGAAATCAGAGTCCACCAAAGAAGCTACACCACAACAAGAAAAGCCTGCCAACGAATCCACACAACAAAAACAAGCTTCAAACCCACCAAGAGAAGAACAGTCAGAATCCGCAAAGACGAATGATAAGGGAAAAACAAAAGAGGGGGAAATCGAAAACAATGATGAAGAAAACGTGGAAAGTAATTAG
- the sipW gene encoding signal peptidase I SipW: protein MKKTWKVISSLITFLMIGVMICLAIVVISSKASGGEPTLFGYQFKTVLSGSMEPTFETGSIIAIKPSNEGMTYEKGDVITFFAEDDKVITHRIIDTKQVDGNVTYVTKGDHNESADVNPVLGKNVIGEYVGFTIPYAGYLLNYASSKAGAALLLIVPGVILFLYSIVSMFQAIREIDGKTESRSA from the coding sequence ATGAAGAAAACGTGGAAAGTAATTAGCAGCCTGATTACATTTCTCATGATTGGAGTCATGATCTGCCTGGCTATTGTAGTCATTTCCTCAAAGGCAAGCGGCGGAGAACCAACGCTATTTGGGTATCAATTCAAGACCGTGCTCTCCGGATCAATGGAGCCGACTTTCGAGACTGGTTCTATCATAGCGATTAAGCCGTCAAATGAAGGGATGACCTATGAAAAGGGGGACGTGATTACGTTTTTCGCAGAGGACGATAAAGTCATTACCCATAGAATTATTGATACTAAACAGGTTGATGGGAATGTGACCTATGTTACAAAAGGTGACCACAATGAATCAGCTGATGTTAATCCTGTACTCGGCAAGAACGTGATAGGTGAATATGTCGGCTTTACCATCCCATACGCAGGTTACCTGCTAAACTATGCTAGTTCAAAGGCCGGTGCTGCTTTATTACTCATTGTGCCGGGAGTCATTCTATTCTTGTATTCTATCGTTTCCATGTTTCAAGCGATCAGAGAAATAGATGGAAAAACAGAAAGCCGTTCTGCTTAA
- a CDS encoding CalY family protein, giving the protein MGMKKKLGMSVVTASLGLSLIGGGTFAYFSDTETTNNTFAAGTLDLSVDPQKIIDISNLKPGDTMVREFKLTNDGSLKIDTVNLLTDYTLVDAQGDNGSADLGKHIRVNFLFNWDKESEPVFQTTLHELKNMDPDIVQKEVWDPLWEQKGGLTTGTMNELWVEFEFVDNGEDQNVFQGDQLEVEWKFNATQGEGAEK; this is encoded by the coding sequence ATGGGTATGAAAAAGAAATTGGGGATGAGTGTTGTCACGGCATCACTCGGATTATCGTTAATCGGGGGAGGTACATTCGCGTATTTCAGCGACACAGAAACGACAAACAATACGTTTGCAGCGGGGACGTTGGATTTATCTGTGGATCCACAGAAGATTATTGACATCAGCAATTTGAAACCAGGGGATACGATGGTCAGGGAATTTAAGCTAACCAACGATGGCAGCTTAAAAATTGACACAGTGAATCTACTAACTGACTATACCCTTGTGGATGCGCAAGGCGATAACGGATCGGCAGATTTAGGCAAGCATATCAGAGTAAATTTCCTATTCAACTGGGATAAGGAAAGCGAACCTGTCTTTCAAACAACCCTTCATGAATTAAAAAACATGGACCCTGACATTGTTCAAAAGGAAGTATGGGATCCATTGTGGGAGCAGAAAGGCGGGCTTACTACAGGTACTATGAATGAATTATGGGTAGAATTCGAGTTTGTTGACAACGGCGAAGATCAAAACGTGTTTCAGGGTGACCAGCTTGAAGTGGAATGGAAGTTTAACGCAACACAAGGAGAAGGCGCAGAGAAATAA